From the genome of Erythrobacter litoralis, one region includes:
- the msrB gene encoding peptide-methionine (R)-S-oxide reductase MsrB, with amino-acid sequence MDSTPEDPKSLTEEQWRERLTAEQFHILREAGTERAYTGKYDKFYENGEYMCAACGTRLFISAAKYNSGCGWPAFTRPAEAETVEERRDISFGMIRTEVLCGKCGSHLGHVFPDGPPEEGGLRYCINSAALEFVPEGE; translated from the coding sequence ATGGATTCCACCCCCGAAGATCCCAAGAGCCTGACCGAGGAGCAGTGGCGCGAACGGCTCACGGCCGAACAGTTCCACATCCTGCGTGAGGCCGGAACCGAACGCGCCTATACCGGCAAGTACGACAAGTTCTACGAGAACGGCGAATATATGTGCGCCGCCTGCGGCACGCGGCTGTTCATCAGCGCGGCGAAATACAACAGCGGCTGCGGCTGGCCCGCCTTCACCCGCCCCGCCGAAGCCGAAACGGTCGAGGAGCGCCGCGACATCTCCTTTGGCATGATCCGCACCGAAGTCCTGTGCGGCAAGTGCGGCAGCCATCTCGGCCATGTCTTCCCCGACGGCCCGCCCGAGGAAGGGGGGCTGCGCTACTGCATCAATTCCGCCGCGCTCGAATTCGTGCCGGAAGGCGAATAG
- a CDS encoding VOC family protein, translated as MISHVMIGTNDIEKAKSFYNAVLGVLGAGEPFVNVAASGHTRLFYMHGGHTFAVSEPINDQPATCANGATIGFACSSPEQVKELHDAAIANGGKSIEDPPGPREGPMGVMHLCYFTDPDGNKVCGIHRPG; from the coding sequence ATGATCAGCCACGTAATGATCGGCACCAACGATATCGAGAAGGCCAAATCCTTCTACAACGCCGTTCTCGGCGTGCTCGGCGCGGGCGAACCTTTCGTCAACGTCGCCGCGAGCGGGCACACCCGCCTGTTCTACATGCATGGCGGGCACACCTTTGCCGTGTCCGAGCCGATCAACGACCAGCCTGCGACCTGCGCCAACGGAGCGACGATCGGCTTTGCCTGTTCGAGCCCGGAGCAGGTCAAGGAACTCCACGACGCGGCGATCGCGAATGGCGGAAAGAGCATCGAGGACCCGCCCGGCCCGCGCGAAGGGCCGATGGGCGTGATGCATCTTTGCTATTTCACCGACCCCGACGGCAACAAGGTCTGCGGCATCCACCGCCCGGGCTGA
- the hflK gene encoding protease modulator HflK — MTTGVAGQGLAMAGKKNPWGGSGGGDSGDAGRGDADQGPDSGDADPPSGDKGGPRGEGPRNPWLPGGGEDGKRRSASIEDIFRNRGPEGPRRRGGGPGGPNFRMPQRPGGKSWAPVIAVVVIGAFLLLSSIHLVEPREQGVVKRLGSYSRTLDPGLHFTLPFPIETVDVEDVQGVRAVNIPASNQRAKLILTGDQNLVDLSYTVRWNIKDLADFKFELADPIETVNEVAEAAMRASVAEKTLDETFTGQGRAEIQQRVRLRMQEFLDAYGAGIDVLGVEIAKADPPGEVVDAFRDVSVAEQNADAARNEARGYAQQTLSRAEGEAEAFTKVYEQYRLAPEVTRQRLYYETMERVLAQTDKTVVEADNVTPYLPLPELQRRSRQQAPAGQ, encoded by the coding sequence ATGACCACAGGTGTCGCGGGACAGGGCCTTGCCATGGCGGGCAAGAAGAATCCCTGGGGAGGCTCCGGCGGGGGCGACAGCGGCGATGCCGGTCGCGGCGATGCCGATCAAGGCCCCGACAGCGGCGACGCTGATCCGCCTTCGGGCGACAAGGGCGGACCGCGCGGCGAAGGCCCGCGCAACCCCTGGCTTCCCGGCGGCGGCGAGGACGGCAAACGCCGTTCCGCCAGCATCGAGGACATTTTCAGGAATCGCGGCCCCGAAGGCCCGCGCCGCCGCGGCGGTGGTCCGGGCGGCCCCAATTTCCGCATGCCCCAGCGCCCCGGCGGGAAGAGCTGGGCTCCGGTCATCGCGGTCGTCGTGATCGGCGCCTTCCTGCTTCTGTCCAGCATCCATCTGGTCGAACCGCGCGAGCAGGGCGTGGTCAAGAGGCTCGGCAGCTACAGCCGCACGCTCGATCCGGGCCTGCATTTCACGCTGCCCTTCCCGATCGAAACGGTGGACGTCGAAGATGTGCAGGGCGTGCGCGCCGTCAACATCCCGGCCTCCAACCAGCGCGCGAAGCTTATCCTGACGGGCGACCAGAACCTCGTCGACCTGAGCTACACGGTGCGCTGGAACATCAAGGACCTGGCCGATTTCAAATTCGAACTGGCCGATCCGATCGAGACGGTCAACGAAGTCGCCGAAGCCGCCATGCGCGCTTCTGTTGCCGAGAAGACCCTCGACGAAACCTTCACTGGCCAGGGCCGCGCCGAGATCCAGCAGCGGGTGCGCCTGCGCATGCAGGAATTCCTCGACGCCTATGGCGCGGGTATCGACGTGCTCGGTGTCGAGATCGCGAAGGCCGACCCGCCGGGCGAAGTGGTCGATGCCTTCCGCGACGTGTCGGTCGCTGAACAGAACGCCGATGCCGCCCGCAACGAGGCCCGCGGCTATGCCCAGCAGACCCTGAGCCGCGCCGAGGGTGAGGCCGAGGCCTTCACCAAGGTCTACGAACAATATCGCCTCGCCCCCGAAGTGACGCGCCAGCGGCTCTATTACGAAACCATGGAGCGGGTGCTCGCCCAGACCGACAAGACCGTGGTCGAGGCGGACAATGTCACACCCTATCTCCCGCTGCCCGAACTGCAGCGCCGCTCGCGCCAGCAGGCGCCGGCCGGACAATAA
- a CDS encoding Do family serine endopeptidase codes for MNTVRYVYGLSSALLLGGAAISLMTGIPAGAQVAQNDDQVMNRVVPREGAPASFADLTEQLQPAVVNIATRQRVEVSRNPFAGTPFAELFNRRRGGTQPQTREAQSLGSGFIISADGFVVTNNHVISPPNSNATLEEITVTMPDGTEYEAELVGSDAASDLAVLKINADRSFPFVTFGDSSAARVGDWVVAIGNPFGLGGTVTSGIVSAIQRTTGQGGAYDRYIQTDASINRGNSGGPLFDMRGNVIGINNAIFSPSGGSVGIGFAIPAETAAPIVRQLMAGEEIERGFLGVGLQPMDDDLADSLGLQRNRGELVQSVQEDSAAEAAGLRPGDIITEINNREVTADQTVSIIVGNLDPGTRIPMKVLRDGNQLELTATLGKRPTEEELMRSQQVFDPDAETPMDPDASDGNVEEKLGLQVITMTPQIRNSLGVGEETNGLVIAAVDPNSDAGRKGLRRGDIILSANYEAVDTIEALNAQIAAAEEDGRDAVLLRIKRRGQPARFLPVRLR; via the coding sequence GTGAACACCGTGCGTTATGTATATGGCCTCTCGAGCGCGCTGCTGCTGGGCGGCGCGGCGATCTCGCTGATGACGGGAATCCCCGCCGGAGCGCAGGTGGCGCAGAATGACGACCAGGTGATGAACCGCGTCGTCCCGCGCGAAGGCGCGCCGGCGAGCTTCGCCGACCTGACCGAACAATTGCAGCCCGCCGTGGTCAACATCGCCACCCGTCAGCGGGTCGAGGTGTCGCGCAATCCCTTTGCCGGCACGCCCTTTGCCGAACTGTTCAACCGCCGCCGTGGCGGCACTCAGCCGCAGACGCGCGAGGCGCAATCGCTCGGCTCGGGCTTCATCATCTCCGCCGATGGCTTCGTGGTGACGAACAACCACGTGATCTCGCCTCCCAACAGCAATGCGACGCTGGAGGAGATCACCGTGACCATGCCCGACGGGACCGAGTACGAGGCTGAGCTGGTCGGTTCGGACGCGGCGAGCGACCTTGCCGTGCTCAAGATCAATGCCGACCGCAGTTTCCCCTTCGTCACTTTCGGCGATTCGAGTGCGGCGCGCGTAGGCGACTGGGTGGTCGCCATCGGCAATCCGTTCGGCCTTGGCGGTACCGTCACGAGCGGCATCGTCTCCGCGATCCAGCGCACGACCGGCCAGGGCGGAGCCTACGATCGCTACATCCAGACCGATGCGAGCATCAACCGCGGCAATTCGGGCGGCCCGCTATTCGACATGCGCGGCAATGTCATCGGGATCAACAACGCGATCTTCTCGCCCTCGGGCGGGAGCGTGGGCATCGGCTTCGCCATTCCGGCGGAAACCGCCGCGCCAATCGTCCGCCAGCTGATGGCGGGCGAGGAGATCGAGAGGGGCTTCCTGGGCGTCGGCCTTCAGCCCATGGACGACGACCTTGCCGATTCGCTCGGCCTGCAGCGCAACCGGGGCGAACTCGTCCAGAGCGTGCAGGAAGACAGCGCCGCCGAGGCTGCCGGCCTGCGTCCGGGCGACATCATCACCGAGATCAACAACCGCGAGGTCACCGCCGACCAGACGGTCTCAATCATCGTCGGCAATCTCGATCCCGGCACCCGGATTCCGATGAAGGTCCTGCGCGACGGAAACCAACTCGAACTCACCGCCACGCTCGGCAAGCGTCCGACCGAGGAAGAGCTGATGCGCTCGCAGCAGGTCTTCGATCCGGACGCGGAAACGCCCATGGACCCCGATGCCTCGGACGGCAATGTCGAGGAAAAGCTCGGCCTGCAGGTGATCACCATGACCCCGCAGATCCGCAACAGCCTTGGCGTTGGCGAGGAGACGAACGGCCTTGTCATCGCTGCGGTCGATCCCAATTCGGATGCGGGCCGCAAGGGCCTGCGCCGCGGCGACATCATCCTCTCGGCCAATTACGAGGCGGTGGACACGATCGAGGCGCTCAATGCGCAGATCGCCGCTGCCGAGGAAGATGGACGCGACGCGGTTCTGCTACGGATCAAGCGGCGCGGCCAGCCCGCGCGCTTCCTCCCGGTTCGCCTGCGCTGA
- the hflC gene encoding protease modulator HflC, producing the protein MESIWNKYRWAFVIAGIALVGLFLSAYVVNEEEQVVVVQAGKPVRTVNTPGGQSGAGLKFRVPLFESLRRVDKRVLDLEMRDEEVLSNDQQRLLVNAYARFRIVDPVTMVERANNTDGVRRALEPILNSALRQELGRRTFQAMLTAERGTALANVRENLDREARQYGAEVIDVQIKRTDLPEGAPLQSAFRRMETDREREARTIRAQGTRDARIIRAEADAEAARIYADAFGADESFYDFYRAMQSYEQSFARGEGRGDSSIILSPDNEYLRQFRGRR; encoded by the coding sequence ATGGAATCCATCTGGAACAAGTATCGCTGGGCCTTCGTGATCGCGGGTATCGCGCTCGTCGGCCTGTTCCTGTCGGCCTATGTCGTCAACGAGGAAGAGCAGGTCGTCGTCGTCCAGGCAGGTAAGCCGGTCCGCACGGTCAACACGCCGGGCGGGCAATCGGGCGCGGGGCTCAAGTTCCGCGTCCCGCTGTTCGAGAGCCTGCGCCGGGTCGACAAGCGCGTGCTCGATCTCGAGATGCGCGACGAGGAAGTGCTCTCGAACGACCAGCAGCGCCTGCTCGTCAACGCCTATGCCCGGTTCCGCATCGTCGATCCGGTGACTATGGTCGAACGCGCCAACAACACCGACGGGGTGCGCCGCGCGCTCGAACCCATCCTCAACTCGGCGCTGCGCCAGGAGCTCGGCCGCCGCACGTTCCAGGCGATGCTGACCGCCGAACGCGGGACGGCGCTGGCAAATGTGCGCGAGAATCTCGATCGCGAGGCGCGGCAATACGGCGCGGAAGTGATCGACGTGCAGATCAAGCGGACCGACCTTCCCGAAGGCGCGCCGCTGCAATCGGCCTTCCGCCGGATGGAAACCGACCGTGAACGCGAAGCCCGCACCATTCGTGCGCAGGGCACGCGCGATGCCCGGATCATCCGCGCCGAAGCCGATGCCGAGGCCGCCCGGATCTATGCCGACGCCTTCGGCGCGGACGAGAGCTTCTACGACTTCTACCGCGCGATGCAGAGCTATGAGCAGAGCTTCGCGCGGGGCGAGGGTCGCGGCGACAGCTCGATCATCCTCTCGCCCGACAATGAATATCTCCGGCAGTTCCGAGGCCGCCGCTGA
- a CDS encoding molybdopterin cofactor-binding domain-containing protein, producing the protein MKLSRRGILTGAAAGGGLLVAWWLLPRTYHNPLTPGRGEDVFGAWLRIGENSVVTVAVPQLEMGQGVTTVLPQLVAMELGADWRQVAIEPAPPSGAYPNLPLAQKWAPLWDPVAAGLSDTTDELLAARFARETRFNATAEGTTLAAYEDMAREAGAAARAMLAQEAAERWGMAWEELTIAEGLVRGGDGLIATFGELASGAAERAVPDPAPLRPEPAREEPLAVFADAAPAFPRIDLPAKVDGSLQFAGDVRLPGMLHASIRHGPNAGAELTGFDAAAGYGVPGVVQVVEGRRWLAAVAETWWSAERALEAMNPQFTVSYPAGSAEIPARLGLMLENGASFRIAETGFGAEGMTRVDLARRYEVEPHLAAPLETATATARFAGGRLELWIASQASESARRAAADALGIAAEDVALYPMPAGGSFDARLEHDHAIEVALVAREVAERFPEGARAVQLTWPRRSELTHARPRPPAWMLLGAQLQPGVPGSPGTGGAIDALRVRIACPPAALEFGRRLFGGLTPWAAIRETEGKKDPLACTGAVPPYQLPSLVVEHVPVEISLPVGRVRGNADSYTAFAIESFIDEIAQQSGREPLSYRMAMLGSDIRLAACLQRAAQLGDWDGGASGSGQGLACHRLGDGPDAPRIACVATARGSAGESGGGVRVTRLSVAVDIGRIVNLDIARQQIEGGLVFGLGMALARAPRWRSGLPASVDYADLDLPTLADCPEIQVDFIASEAPPADPGEIGAVVAPPAIANALFSATGLRLRRLPLLSDGI; encoded by the coding sequence ATGAAGCTGTCGCGGCGCGGCATCCTGACGGGCGCTGCCGCAGGCGGCGGGTTGCTGGTAGCATGGTGGCTGCTGCCGCGCACCTATCACAACCCGCTTACCCCGGGACGCGGCGAGGATGTTTTCGGCGCATGGCTGAGGATCGGCGAAAATTCGGTGGTGACCGTCGCCGTGCCGCAGCTCGAAATGGGGCAGGGCGTAACCACCGTGCTCCCGCAGCTCGTGGCGATGGAGCTGGGCGCGGACTGGCGCCAGGTCGCGATCGAGCCCGCGCCGCCTTCAGGTGCCTATCCCAATCTCCCCCTTGCCCAGAAATGGGCGCCTTTGTGGGACCCGGTCGCGGCGGGGCTGTCCGACACGACCGACGAACTCCTCGCCGCCCGCTTCGCGCGTGAGACGCGCTTCAACGCGACGGCGGAAGGTACGACGCTTGCCGCCTATGAGGACATGGCGCGCGAGGCGGGCGCGGCGGCGCGGGCGATGCTGGCGCAGGAGGCGGCCGAACGCTGGGGCATGGCGTGGGAGGAGCTCACGATTGCCGAAGGCCTCGTGCGGGGTGGCGATGGTCTCATCGCGACTTTCGGCGAACTCGCCTCCGGGGCGGCCGAGCGGGCAGTGCCCGATCCGGCTCCGCTGCGGCCCGAACCCGCGCGCGAGGAGCCGCTCGCCGTCTTTGCGGATGCCGCTCCTGCCTTTCCCCGGATCGACCTGCCGGCCAAGGTCGACGGATCGCTCCAATTCGCCGGCGATGTGCGACTACCCGGAATGCTCCATGCCTCGATCCGTCACGGGCCTAATGCCGGGGCCGAGCTGACCGGCTTCGACGCCGCCGCAGGATACGGCGTGCCGGGCGTCGTGCAGGTTGTCGAAGGCAGGCGCTGGCTCGCCGCGGTGGCCGAAACCTGGTGGAGCGCCGAACGCGCGCTCGAGGCGATGAACCCGCAATTCACCGTCTCCTATCCCGCAGGCAGCGCCGAGATACCGGCCCGGCTCGGCCTGATGCTCGAAAACGGGGCGTCCTTCCGCATTGCCGAAACGGGTTTCGGCGCGGAAGGCATGACCCGGGTCGACCTCGCCCGCCGCTATGAGGTCGAGCCGCATCTCGCCGCCCCACTCGAGACTGCGACAGCCACCGCGCGCTTCGCCGGCGGGCGCCTCGAATTGTGGATCGCGAGCCAGGCCTCCGAAAGCGCGCGCAGGGCCGCCGCCGATGCTCTCGGCATCGCGGCCGAGGATGTCGCGCTCTACCCCATGCCGGCGGGAGGCAGTTTCGATGCACGGCTCGAACACGATCACGCGATCGAGGTGGCGCTGGTGGCGCGCGAGGTCGCCGAGCGTTTTCCGGAAGGCGCGCGGGCCGTTCAGCTGACCTGGCCGCGGCGTTCGGAACTGACCCATGCCCGGCCGCGCCCGCCTGCATGGATGCTGCTCGGCGCGCAGCTGCAGCCGGGCGTTCCCGGCAGTCCCGGTACCGGCGGGGCGATCGACGCGCTGCGCGTGCGCATCGCCTGTCCGCCAGCCGCGCTCGAATTCGGCCGCCGCCTGTTCGGCGGGCTGACGCCCTGGGCCGCGATCCGCGAGACCGAGGGGAAGAAGGACCCGCTCGCCTGCACCGGCGCGGTTCCGCCCTATCAATTGCCGAGCCTGGTGGTGGAACACGTGCCGGTCGAGATCAGCCTCCCGGTCGGGCGCGTGCGGGGCAATGCCGACAGCTACACCGCCTTTGCGATCGAAAGTTTCATCGACGAGATCGCGCAGCAGAGCGGGCGCGAGCCGCTGTCCTATCGCATGGCCATGCTGGGCAGCGACATCAGGCTTGCCGCCTGCCTTCAGCGCGCCGCGCAGCTGGGGGACTGGGACGGCGGGGCGAGCGGGAGCGGGCAGGGTCTTGCCTGCCACCGCCTCGGCGATGGGCCGGATGCTCCCCGCATCGCCTGCGTCGCCACCGCGCGCGGCAGCGCCGGGGAAAGCGGGGGCGGTGTGAGGGTGACAAGGTTGTCGGTCGCGGTCGATATCGGGCGGATCGTCAATCTCGACATCGCTCGCCAGCAGATCGAGGGCGGGCTTGTCTTCGGGCTCGGCATGGCACTGGCGCGCGCGCCGCGCTGGCGCTCGGGGCTCCCGGCAAGCGTTGATTATGCCGATCTCGATCTCCCGACGCTCGCCGATTGCCCCGAGATCCAGGTCGATTTCATCGCCAGCGAGGCGCCGCCCGCCGATCCGGGTGAAATCGGCGCGGTCGTCGCCCCGCCCGCCATCGCCAATGCACTGTTTTCGGCTACGGGCTTGCGCCTGCGGCGTCTGCCCCTACTTTCGGACGGAATATGA
- a CDS encoding P-loop NTPase — protein MSEGNNSGATNGREPAGEEKRLRAALPPEIDHRVRSARILNGRAIIVAEAGDLSEAKREELEAEITRLLSTLDGVEEVRIALTGERRRRRIIAVGSGKGGVGKSTLTTNLAVALAQAGRSVGVIDGDIYGPSQPKLLATEGTKPAVEDDKLVPLESPYGVRVLSMGHIVAPGKALAWRGPMAGKALGQLVDANWGDTELLLIDMPPGTGDVQLSMMADHKPDGVILISTPQDLALIDAARAGQLFEQGEVAIIGLVENMSGEIFGSGGVEKFAHALDIPFLGRIPLNAETRASGDAGKPPAASEGEAGEPFRAIGAKVARWLDTGKV, from the coding sequence ATGAGCGAGGGCAACAATTCCGGCGCCACCAATGGCCGCGAACCCGCCGGTGAGGAAAAGCGCCTGCGCGCGGCGCTCCCGCCGGAGATCGACCACCGCGTGCGGTCCGCGCGCATCCTCAACGGCCGCGCGATCATCGTCGCCGAAGCAGGCGACCTTTCCGAGGCGAAACGCGAAGAGCTTGAGGCCGAGATCACGCGCCTTCTCTCCACGCTCGATGGTGTAGAAGAGGTCCGCATCGCGCTCACCGGAGAACGGCGGCGGCGGCGCATCATCGCGGTCGGTTCGGGCAAGGGCGGGGTCGGCAAATCGACGCTGACCACCAATCTTGCAGTCGCCCTGGCGCAAGCGGGACGCAGCGTCGGCGTGATCGACGGCGACATCTATGGCCCCTCCCAGCCCAAGCTCCTCGCGACCGAGGGGACCAAGCCCGCGGTCGAAGACGACAAGCTCGTCCCGCTCGAAAGCCCCTATGGCGTCAGGGTGCTTTCGATGGGGCACATCGTCGCGCCCGGAAAGGCGCTCGCCTGGCGCGGGCCGATGGCGGGCAAGGCGCTGGGCCAGCTGGTCGATGCGAACTGGGGCGATACCGAATTGCTGCTGATCGACATGCCGCCGGGCACGGGCGACGTGCAGCTTTCGATGATGGCCGATCACAAGCCCGACGGGGTGATTCTCATTTCGACACCGCAGGATCTCGCGCTCATCGATGCCGCGCGCGCGGGACAATTGTTCGAACAGGGCGAAGTCGCGATCATCGGGCTGGTCGAAAACATGTCGGGCGAGATATTCGGTTCCGGCGGGGTCGAGAAGTTCGCCCATGCGCTGGACATCCCCTTCCTCGGCCGCATTCCGCTGAATGCGGAAACGCGGGCGAGCGGAGACGCCGGAAAGCCTCCCGCCGCGAGCGAGGGCGAGGCCGGGGAGCCTTTCCGCGCGATCGGCGCGAAGGTCGCGCGCTGGCTCGATACCGGGAAAGTCTAG
- a CDS encoding transglycosylase domain-containing protein yields MSKRGRNLQNKDKRGSRRAASERSGKGSSGGALGRRRGPSPLRRWIKRIALGGITLALIAVLFLAVAIGFAARSIPSYYQLKAQQAGQTILVRASDGSEIVELGPSFGEWLDFDEIPETMTNAMVAVEDKRFYSHYGIDPVRTTGAIVEGLVGSRERVGGTSTISQQLARNLFLNTNRTFDRKAREAVLAMALEWKFSKEQILELYLNKVYFGGGAYGIDSASRKFFSHPATELSVAEAAIIAGLVKAPSRYSPTADVQAAVDRAQVVLRLMREQGYITPAQASVDVDAVKLKQQAGQNSVRYFTDWALPQLDILLPETFAPIEVWTTLDIGKQRAATAAIDANTPGGAQGALVSLDRDGAILALVGGTDYVESNFNRATNAMRQPGSSWKLFVYLAALEAGYRPEDLVVDTPVTIDGWSPRNANGRNIGETNLRTAFAYSINTVAAQLGNEVGFGTVASMARRFGISSPVSTFPSMVLGSSEVRLIEMTRAFASVSAGGMGVEPYGITKVVTADGELLYERERPRDRQLVPEYVTAGMTDLLQAAVQTGTGRAAQIGRPVAGKTGTTSSNKDGWFVGFSSGITTGVWMGRDDAKAVPGLQGGRAPAQAFAAYMRYAVKDRAVEEFDTELNLPEWQLEPDDEYMFGDPDDYYFIDEQGNLIEPGRRGGEGSPFGIEGERPDAPDVVDEPPAALDEDVLERAIGSGLPEVRRGNAQQQQRQQQRQQQGQPRNVPPSPSPTPTVAPPLPRQQGNAGGP; encoded by the coding sequence ATGTCTAAACGGGGCAGGAACCTGCAGAACAAGGACAAGCGCGGATCGCGCCGGGCGGCGAGCGAAAGATCGGGGAAGGGCTCTTCAGGAGGCGCCTTGGGGCGCAGGCGCGGACCTTCCCCGCTCCGGCGCTGGATCAAGCGGATTGCGCTGGGCGGCATCACCCTGGCTCTCATCGCCGTGCTGTTCCTGGCGGTCGCGATCGGTTTCGCCGCGCGTTCGATCCCGAGCTATTACCAGTTGAAGGCGCAGCAGGCGGGCCAGACCATCCTCGTGCGCGCGAGCGACGGCAGCGAGATCGTCGAACTCGGCCCGTCCTTTGGCGAATGGCTCGATTTCGACGAAATCCCCGAGACAATGACCAATGCGATGGTCGCGGTCGAGGACAAGAGGTTCTATTCGCATTACGGCATCGATCCCGTGCGCACGACCGGCGCGATCGTCGAAGGTCTGGTCGGCTCGCGCGAACGCGTCGGCGGGACCTCGACCATCTCGCAGCAGCTGGCGCGCAATCTCTTTCTCAACACCAACCGCACCTTCGATCGCAAGGCGCGCGAAGCGGTGCTGGCGATGGCGCTCGAATGGAAGTTCTCGAAGGAGCAGATCCTCGAGCTCTATCTCAACAAGGTCTATTTCGGCGGGGGTGCCTATGGGATCGACAGCGCCAGCCGGAAATTCTTCAGCCATCCCGCCACCGAGCTTTCCGTGGCCGAGGCCGCGATCATCGCGGGACTGGTCAAGGCGCCGAGCCGCTATTCGCCCACCGCCGACGTGCAGGCAGCGGTCGACCGTGCGCAGGTCGTGCTGCGCCTGATGCGCGAGCAGGGCTATATCACCCCGGCGCAGGCCTCTGTCGATGTCGATGCGGTCAAACTGAAACAGCAGGCGGGACAGAATTCGGTCCGCTACTTCACCGACTGGGCGCTGCCGCAGCTCGATATCCTCCTGCCCGAAACCTTCGCCCCGATCGAGGTGTGGACGACGCTCGACATCGGCAAGCAGCGCGCCGCGACTGCCGCGATCGATGCCAACACGCCCGGCGGCGCGCAGGGCGCGCTGGTGAGCCTCGACCGCGACGGCGCGATCCTCGCGCTGGTCGGCGGCACGGATTACGTCGAATCCAATTTCAACCGGGCGACAAACGCGATGCGCCAGCCCGGTTCATCATGGAAACTGTTCGTCTATCTCGCCGCGCTGGAGGCCGGGTACCGTCCCGAGGACCTGGTGGTCGATACCCCGGTGACTATCGACGGCTGGAGCCCGCGCAATGCCAACGGGCGCAATATCGGCGAAACCAATCTGCGCACCGCCTTCGCCTATTCGATCAACACCGTCGCGGCCCAGCTTGGCAACGAAGTCGGCTTCGGGACAGTCGCTTCGATGGCGCGCCGCTTCGGGATTTCCTCGCCGGTCTCGACCTTTCCCTCGATGGTTCTGGGTTCCTCGGAAGTTCGCCTGATCGAGATGACCCGCGCCTTCGCCTCGGTTTCGGCAGGCGGGATGGGGGTGGAGCCCTACGGCATCACAAAGGTCGTCACCGCCGACGGCGAATTGCTCTATGAACGCGAGCGTCCGCGCGACCGCCAGCTCGTCCCCGAATACGTCACCGCGGGAATGACCGACCTGTTGCAGGCCGCGGTCCAGACCGGCACCGGCCGCGCGGCGCAGATCGGGCGGCCGGTGGCGGGCAAGACCGGGACCACCAGCTCCAACAAGGACGGCTGGTTCGTGGGCTTTTCCAGCGGCATCACGACCGGGGTGTGGATGGGCCGCGACGATGCGAAGGCGGTGCCGGGCCTGCAGGGCGGGCGCGCCCCGGCGCAGGCCTTTGCCGCCTACATGCGCTATGCGGTGAAGGACCGCGCGGTGGAGGAATTCGACACTGAACTCAACCTGCCCGAATGGCAGCTTGAGCCTGACGACGAGTACATGTTCGGCGATCCGGACGATTACTACTTCATCGACGAGCAGGGCAATCTGATCGAACCCGGCCGGCGTGGAGGCGAGGGCTCGCCCTTCGGGATCGAGGGCGAGCGGCCCGACGCCCCCGACGTGGTCGACGAGCCACCCGCCGCGCTCGACGAAGACGTGCTCGAACGCGCAATCGGCAGCGGATTGCCCGAAGTGCGGCGCGGCAACGCTCAGCAGCAGCAGCGCCAGCAACAGCGCCAGCAGCAGGGCCAGCCGCGCAATGTGCCGCCGAGCCCGAGCCCGACGCCAACGGTAGCTCCGCCGCTCCCGCGGCAACAGGGCAATGCGGGCGGCCCCTGA
- a CDS encoding glutathione S-transferase family protein, with the protein MWRLYQFPLCPFSRKVRLLMGEKQIAYDMVREDPWAASDAFWNLNPAGRTPVLVEEVRGITLADSRAICEYLEETCEKTPMINGPAVMRAEIRRLVALFDENFYADVTAPLLSERMKKRLVLRQPPDSRALREAMKMAHGHLDYMDWLIDNRPWLAGSTMSLADLAAAAQISVADYLGGIDWNGHEQTRGWYAVFKSRPSFRPLLTERMDVIKPPAHYALVDM; encoded by the coding sequence ATGTGGCGTCTTTACCAGTTTCCCCTGTGCCCCTTCAGCCGCAAGGTGCGCCTGCTCATGGGCGAAAAGCAGATCGCCTACGACATGGTGCGCGAGGATCCCTGGGCGGCTTCGGATGCCTTCTGGAATCTCAATCCTGCCGGGCGAACACCGGTGCTGGTCGAAGAGGTGCGCGGCATCACGCTCGCCGACAGCCGTGCGATCTGCGAATATCTCGAAGAGACCTGCGAAAAGACGCCGATGATCAACGGGCCGGCGGTGATGCGGGCCGAAATCCGGAGGCTGGTCGCGCTGTTCGACGAGAATTTCTACGCCGATGTGACCGCGCCGCTGCTGTCCGAGCGGATGAAGAAGCGCCTCGTCCTGCGTCAGCCCCCCGACAGCCGGGCGCTGCGCGAGGCGATGAAGATGGCGCATGGCCATCTCGACTACATGGACTGGCTGATCGACAACCGCCCGTGGCTGGCGGGTTCGACCATGAGCCTCGCCGACCTTGCCGCCGCGGCGCAGATCAGCGTTGCGGACTATCTCGGCGGGATCGACTGGAACGGACACGAACAGACGCGTGGCTGGTATGCCGTGTTCAAGAGCCGCCCGAGCTTCCGCCCGCTGCTGACCGAACGGATGGACGTGATCAAGCCGCCCGCCCATTACGCGCTCGTCGACATGTAG